The nucleotide window ATGCCTTCCTTCAGGTTCTTGAGCGTGTGCTCCTTCATCTGGTCGCGTTCCTGCTCGAGGAGGGCGCGCCGCGAGAGCACGATGTTGCCGCGTTTCTTGTTGAACTTGATGACCTTGAACCTATGCGTCTCGCCGATGAGCCGCTCGAGGTTCCGGATCGGGCGGAGGTCGACCTGTGAGCCCGGCAGGAACGCCTTCACGCCGCCGCGGATGGTGACCGAGAGGCCGCCCTTGACGCGCTGGCTGATGGTGCCCTCGATGATCTCGTCGCGCTCGCACGCCGAGGAGATCTCGTCCCACACCTTCAGCTTGTCGGCCTTCTCCTTGGAGAGCTCGACGAGCCCGCTGTCGTTCTCGAGGTTCTCGAGGAACACGTCGACGTCCTGCCCGACGCCGACCTTGATCGAGCCGGTCGTGTCGGCGAACTGAGAGATCGGGATCTCGCCTTCGGACTTGTGGCCGATGTCGACGACGACGAAGTCCTTGCCGACCTTGACCACGTGCCCCTTGACGATGCGTCCCTCCTTGAGGGAGTTGTCGGTCTCGAAGTGCTCGGAAAGAAGCGCCTCGAAATCGTCCGTGCCGCTGCTCTGGTTCATGGTTTTCATCTCGCTCATGCTTCTGGTAGGCTGTGCGCCATTCTCCTTTCGGGTGCCCGCTATCGGCCACTAGAGAAAAAATCGTTGAAATAACAACGGGTTGTGGCTGTGGAAGGCACGCGGGCTGCTAATTACTGTCTTTCTTCTTCGATGTCAAAGGAAAACGGCGGCCACGCGCGCCGAGATCGCCGCGACCACTTCGTCCACGGACATCCCGTCGCAGACGAGCTCGAACGCGTCCTCGGCCCGCACGAGCGGCGATGCCTCGCGTTCGCTGTCGGCGCGGTCCCGCTCCGCCTGGTCGCGCTCGACCTGTTCGGGGGTGACGGCCTCGCCGCGCGCCTCGAGCTCGAGGAACCTGCGCCGCGCGCGCTCCTTCGCGGTCGCCGTGAGGAAGATCTTCACCTCGGCGTCCGGGAACACCACCGTGCCGATGTCCCTGCCCTCGAGCACCGCGCCGCCCCCTCGTCCGAGCTGGCGCTGGACCTCGAGGAGCGCCCGCCGGACCTCCTTGAGCCGCGCGACCTCGGACGCGCCGCGGCTCATGTGCGGCGTGCGGATGGCGTCGCCGATGGCCTCGCCGTCGACGACGAGCCCGCCGTCCTCGGCGAACGAGAACTCGCGCGCGCCGGCGAGCTCCGCCAGCCGCTCCCCGTCGTCCCAGGCCACGCCGTGCAGATCCGCGAGGTAGGCGACGCTGCGGTAGAGCGCGCCGGTGTCGACGTAGTGGAAGCCGAGCGCCCGGGCGAGCGCCCGCGCGACGGTGCTCTTGCCGGCCCCGGACGGCCCGTCGATGGCGACGACCGGGCGGGCGCGCGTCATTCGTCCCTCTCAAGCATCGGCGGCTCGAGCTCCACGGGGCCATCGTCGCCGTTCTCCGACATCAGCTCGCGGATCTGCGCGAAGCGCTCGACGAGCGTCTGCAGCTGGCCGACGTCCGCCGCGTCCAGCTCGGCGCGGATCTCGACGCGCTCGTTCTCGCCGGCGATCGCGATGCGCCCGAGCAGCGCCGCGACGCCCATGAGGCGGACGATCGCGTTGCCCGCGAGCTGCCGGATCGTCCGCTTGAGATCGCGTCGGGCCCGCGCGGCGACCTTGGGATCGTCGAGGACGAACGCGATCTCCGCCGTGGCGCCCTCGCCGAGCCTCAGGGTGCCTTCAGCCGACGCGGCGCTGCGGCTCCAGCCGAAGCCCTTGAACGGGCCCGCGCGCAGCCTGTCGATGGCGAGCGACTCGGTGCCGCGGCGGAAGCGGTACACGGCCGAGAGGCCCTCGCCGA belongs to Pseudomonadota bacterium and includes:
- the cmk gene encoding (d)CMP kinase codes for the protein MTRARPVVAIDGPSGAGKSTVARALARALGFHYVDTGALYRSVAYLADLHGVAWDDGERLAELAGAREFSFAEDGGLVVDGEAIGDAIRTPHMSRGASEVARLKEVRRALLEVQRQLGRGGGAVLEGRDIGTVVFPDAEVKIFLTATAKERARRRFLELEARGEAVTPEQVERDQAERDRADSEREASPLVRAEDAFELVCDGMSVDEVVAAISARVAAVFL